Part of the Bacillota bacterium genome is shown below.
AAGCCACCCGGGGGATCATTTCCTCGATGATGCGGAGCACGTACCCATCGGCATCCCCGCGGTATTCAGGCGGCACCGCGTGTGCCCCCAGGAAAGTAGCGCCGATATCCATCGGGTGCCGCTCGGCGAGCTCCCTGGCGATGCGGAGGCACTTCAGCTCCTCGTCCGGAGACAGCCCGTACCCGCTTTTCACCTCCACGGTGGTCGTGCCGTGACAAAGCATCATGTCCAGACGTCTCAAGGCAGCGTCCACGAGCTCGGACGCGGGAGTGGCCCGCGTGGCTCTCACCGTGGACAGTATGCCCCCGCCGGACGCCAGTATGTCCATGTACGAGCGGCCTTCGGCCCTCTGGATGAACTCGTGCACCCGGGAGCCCGCGAACACAAGGTGCGTGTGGGGATCGACGAACCCGGGCAGGACCACCTTTCCCGCGGCGTCGACCACTTGAGCGTCGGCGGTGAGGTCTACCTGCGCCCTCACCTCGGCGGACGTGCCCACGGCGACGATGCGATCGCCCAGCGCGGCCACGCTGCCGTTCTCGATGACGCCCAGCTCGCGCATGGCCTTGCCCGTGCGGGGGCCGCCCGCGACGGTCACCAGCTCATTCGCGTTCTCTACGATGAGGTCAGCCCGGATCTTCATTTCGGCAGCCTCCTACCTTAATTCCCACGCGCCCTATCTCGAAACGCC
Proteins encoded:
- a CDS encoding imidazolonepropionase, which encodes MKIRADLIVENANELVTVAGGPRTGKAMRELGVIENGSVAALGDRIVAVGTSAEVRAQVDLTADAQVVDAAGKVVLPGFVDPHTHLVFAGSRVHEFIQRAEGRSYMDILASGGGILSTVRATRATPASELVDAALRRLDMMLCHGTTTVEVKSGYGLSPDEELKCLRIARELAERHPMDIGATFLGAHAVPPEYRGDADGYVLRIIEEMIPRVASEGLAEFCDVFCEEGVFSIEQARRILEAGKAAGLAPKLHADEIAPMGGAELAAEVGAVSADHLLCASRAGIRRMAEAGVVATLLPATSFTLMVGKYADARAFIDAGCAVALATDFNPGTSPTLSMQFVMNLAAAGMRLHPAEIICSCTINAAHAVRRAGEVGSLEVGKIADIVVADVDTYLKLPYQLGTNFVDKVIKRGQLVVSEGRRVV